The following coding sequences lie in one Pseudomonas sp. B33.4 genomic window:
- a CDS encoding DUF2164 domain-containing protein, giving the protein MAAKKSKPPILTLTPEQENEANRKIQRFMEDRFELDLGSFEAAEILELFTREIAPHYYNRAIFDVQTHLKERFESIESDLWALEKN; this is encoded by the coding sequence ATGGCTGCCAAGAAGTCCAAACCGCCGATTCTGACCCTCACTCCCGAACAGGAGAACGAGGCCAATCGCAAGATTCAGCGGTTCATGGAAGACCGTTTCGAACTGGACCTGGGTTCGTTCGAAGCGGCGGAAATTCTTGAGCTGTTTACCCGCGAAATTGCTCCGCACTATTACAACAGGGCGATTTTCGATGTGCAGACCCACCTCAAAGAGCGGTTTGAAAGCATCGAAAGCGACCTGTGGGCGCTCGAAAAAAATTAG
- the hisH gene encoding imidazole glycerol phosphate synthase subunit HisH, which produces MQTVAVIDYGMGNLHSVAKALEHVGAGKVLITSDAAVIREADRVVFPGVGAIRDCMAEIRRLGFDSLVREVSQDRPFLGICVGMQALLDTSEENDGVDCIGLFPGAVKFFGKDLHEDGEHLKVPHMGWNEVKQKVSHPLWHDIPDMARFYFVHSYYIAAANARQVVGGGHYGVDFAAALADGSRFAVQFHPEKSHTHGLQLLQNFAAWDGRW; this is translated from the coding sequence ATGCAGACGGTTGCAGTTATCGATTACGGCATGGGCAACCTGCACTCGGTGGCCAAGGCCCTCGAGCACGTCGGTGCCGGCAAAGTGCTGATCACCAGCGATGCGGCGGTGATTCGCGAAGCTGATCGCGTGGTGTTTCCCGGTGTTGGTGCGATTCGCGATTGCATGGCGGAAATCCGTCGCCTCGGCTTCGATTCGCTGGTGCGTGAAGTCAGTCAGGATCGTCCGTTCCTCGGCATCTGTGTCGGCATGCAAGCCTTGCTCGACACCAGTGAAGAAAACGACGGCGTCGACTGCATCGGCCTGTTCCCGGGTGCGGTGAAGTTCTTCGGTAAAGACCTGCACGAAGACGGCGAGCACCTGAAAGTCCCGCACATGGGCTGGAACGAAGTGAAGCAGAAGGTCAGCCACCCGCTGTGGCATGACATTCCGGACATGGCGCGTTTCTACTTCGTGCACAGCTACTACATCGCTGCCGCCAATGCGCGGCAAGTGGTCGGTGGCGGTCATTACGGCGTCGATTTCGCTGCGGCGCTGGCCGATGGCTCGCGCTTCGCCGTGCAATTCCACCCGGAGAAGAGCCATACCCATGGCCTGCAGTTGCTGCAGAACTTCGCTGCGTGGGACGGTCGCTGGTAA
- the hisF gene encoding imidazole glycerol phosphate synthase subunit HisF has product MALAKRIIPCLDVDNGRVVKGVKFENIRDAGDPVEIARRYDEQGADEITFLDITASVDGRDTTLHTVERMASQVFIPLTVGGGVRTVQDIRNLLNAGADKVSINTAAVFNPEFVGEAAQHFGSQCIVVAIDAKKVSGPGETPRWEIFTHGGRKPTGLDAVEWAKKMEGLGAGEILLTSMDQDGMKNGFDLGVTRAISDALGIPVIASGGVGNLQHLADGILEGHASAVLAASIFHFGEYTVQEAKAYMAKRGIVMR; this is encoded by the coding sequence ATGGCTCTGGCCAAACGCATCATCCCTTGCCTGGACGTGGACAACGGCCGGGTCGTCAAAGGTGTGAAGTTCGAAAACATCCGCGACGCCGGTGACCCGGTGGAAATTGCCCGTCGTTATGACGAGCAGGGTGCCGACGAGATTACCTTTCTCGACATCACCGCCAGCGTCGATGGCCGCGACACTACGCTGCATACCGTCGAGCGCATGGCCAGCCAGGTGTTCATCCCGCTGACCGTCGGCGGTGGTGTGCGTACCGTGCAGGACATTCGCAATCTGCTGAATGCCGGCGCGGACAAGGTGTCAATCAACACCGCTGCCGTGTTCAACCCGGAATTCGTCGGCGAAGCCGCGCAGCATTTCGGCTCGCAGTGCATCGTCGTCGCCATCGACGCCAAGAAGGTTTCCGGCCCGGGCGAAACCCCGCGTTGGGAAATCTTCACCCACGGCGGGCGCAAGCCAACCGGCCTCGACGCGGTCGAGTGGGCGAAAAAAATGGAAGGCCTCGGTGCCGGCGAGATCCTGCTGACCAGCATGGATCAGGACGGCATGAAAAACGGCTTCGACCTCGGCGTGACCCGCGCGATCAGCGATGCGCTGGGCATCCCGGTGATCGCTTCCGGTGGCGTCGGCAATCTGCAGCACTTGGCTGACGGCATTCTCGAAGGTCACGCCAGCGCAGTGTTGGCGGCGAGTATTTTCCACTTCGGCGAGTACACCGTGCAGGAAGCCAAAGCGTATATGGCCAAACGCGGCATCGTGATGCGTTAA
- the hisA gene encoding 1-(5-phosphoribosyl)-5-[(5-phosphoribosylamino)methylideneamino]imidazole-4-carboxamide isomerase, translated as MLIIPAIDLKDGACVRLRQGRMEDSTVFSDDPVSMAAKWVEGGCRRLHLVDLNGAFEGQPVNGEVVTAIAKRYPTLPIQIGGGIRSLETIEYYVKAGVSYVIIGTKAVKDPAFVAEACRAFPGKIIVGLDAKDGFVATDGWAEISTVQVIDLAKQFEADGVSSIVYTDIAKDGMMQGCNVPFTAALAAATKIPVIASGGIHNLGDIKSLLDAKAPGIIGAITGRAIYEGTLDVAEAQAFCDSYATSSKL; from the coding sequence ATGCTGATTATTCCCGCTATCGATCTTAAAGACGGTGCCTGCGTACGTCTGCGCCAGGGCCGCATGGAAGATTCCACGGTGTTCTCCGATGACCCGGTGAGCATGGCTGCCAAGTGGGTGGAGGGCGGTTGCCGCCGTCTGCATCTGGTCGATCTGAACGGCGCGTTTGAAGGCCAGCCAGTCAACGGCGAAGTGGTCACCGCTATCGCCAAGCGTTACCCGACCCTGCCGATCCAGATCGGCGGCGGCATTCGCTCGCTGGAAACCATCGAGTACTACGTCAAGGCGGGCGTCAGCTACGTGATCATCGGCACCAAAGCCGTGAAAGATCCGGCGTTCGTCGCTGAAGCGTGCCGTGCGTTCCCGGGCAAGATCATTGTTGGTCTGGATGCCAAAGACGGTTTCGTCGCCACCGATGGCTGGGCTGAAATCAGTACCGTGCAGGTCATCGATCTGGCCAAGCAGTTTGAAGCCGACGGCGTGTCCTCGATCGTTTATACCGACATCGCCAAAGACGGCATGATGCAGGGCTGCAACGTACCGTTTACCGCTGCGCTGGCCGCCGCCACCAAGATCCCGGTGATCGCTTCCGGCGGCATCCACAATCTGGGTGACATCAAGTCGCTGCTCGACGCCAAGGCGCCGGGCATTATCGGCGCTATCACGGGCCGCGCGATTTATGAGGGCACACTGGATGTGGCAGAAGCTCAGGCTTTCTGCGATAGCTACGCGACCAGCTCCAAGCTGTAA